Proteins from a single region of Dyadobacter fanqingshengii:
- a CDS encoding penicillin-binding protein — MKNDVESGQNNKKALIARARTVGWLLFLLAIAVFGKLIRVQYYDEFKGKTWAEYSAKNDLKIDTIPAMRGNIYSNDDRLLATSLPYYYVGLDTKVADSAYFKNNIDELASLLAKSFGENTAAGYKNKIMRYRVSKNKRYLRLKSRQISHLDREKVKKWPFFVKNRKGGGGKFETIYKRYKPFSPMADRTIGGIDPKSGRGYIGLESSFDKNLEGKAGIGWVELVEGGMKIPVGDALNVQPEAGRDIYTTLDMNFQDRAEIALRRKLIESRANYGCVIIMEVATGEIRAMANLTKRGEGKYEEVFNYAVAGGADPGSTFKLPTMMALLEETKMNPDEITVNTGAGSVRFRGTSINDSKRGGHGVLTATQVFEKSSNIGVHLLMQRYFFSKPDAYLSYLKKFHLTTPTGIHMKGEKPPYIKDRTSKQWSAYSLTFMSYGYEMVMTPLQTLALYNAVANDGYWVRPMIVREIRNAEGVEDKIPPYVEDKPIASPETIKKVKKMLEGVVKAGSAKNISSELYQIAGKTGTAQKLINGIYTPGKYYTSFAGYFPADKPKYSAIVIIDTPQGEGANYTLYAGSVAAPVFKEVADRIYAYDVSIQKPIKDSLPEESKDVKWAGRSADMQIISKELKLTPVPGNAEYAAGSLLKKGKTNWQSRSMDSKDVPDLQGLAMRDALYILENKGFNVTFKGSGKVVEQSLPPGTNAAGNKTILLTLQ; from the coding sequence ATGAAGAACGACGTTGAAAGCGGTCAGAACAATAAGAAAGCGCTGATTGCCCGGGCCCGGACGGTGGGCTGGCTTTTGTTTTTACTGGCTATTGCGGTTTTTGGCAAGCTCATCCGCGTGCAGTATTACGACGAATTCAAAGGCAAAACCTGGGCGGAATATTCTGCCAAAAATGACCTGAAAATTGACACAATCCCGGCCATGCGCGGGAACATTTATTCCAATGACGACCGGCTACTGGCTACTTCTCTGCCCTATTATTATGTTGGCCTCGACACCAAAGTGGCGGATTCGGCTTATTTCAAAAACAACATTGACGAGCTCGCTTCTTTGCTTGCCAAGAGCTTTGGAGAAAACACTGCGGCAGGTTACAAGAATAAGATCATGCGCTATCGGGTGAGTAAAAACAAAAGATATTTAAGGCTTAAATCCCGCCAGATCAGCCATCTGGATCGCGAAAAGGTTAAGAAATGGCCATTTTTTGTAAAAAACAGAAAAGGTGGTGGGGGTAAATTCGAAACGATTTATAAACGCTATAAACCATTTAGTCCTATGGCCGACAGGACCATTGGCGGCATCGATCCAAAAAGCGGACGTGGCTACATTGGTCTTGAATCGAGCTTTGATAAAAATCTGGAAGGAAAAGCCGGCATAGGCTGGGTTGAATTGGTGGAAGGCGGGATGAAAATTCCGGTGGGCGACGCGCTGAATGTGCAGCCGGAAGCCGGAAGGGACATTTACACCACATTGGATATGAACTTTCAGGACCGCGCAGAAATTGCTTTGCGCAGAAAACTCATCGAAAGCAGAGCCAATTACGGTTGCGTGATCATTATGGAAGTGGCAACGGGCGAAATTCGTGCGATGGCCAATTTGACCAAACGCGGAGAAGGCAAATACGAAGAAGTTTTTAACTACGCCGTTGCAGGCGGAGCAGATCCTGGTTCCACATTCAAGTTGCCGACTATGATGGCGCTTTTGGAAGAAACGAAGATGAACCCCGACGAGATTACTGTAAACACAGGTGCCGGCTCGGTACGTTTTCGTGGGACGTCCATCAATGATTCCAAAAGAGGTGGTCACGGTGTTTTGACCGCCACACAGGTTTTTGAAAAATCATCCAACATTGGTGTTCATCTGCTGATGCAGCGCTATTTCTTCTCAAAACCGGATGCTTATCTTTCCTATTTGAAAAAATTCCACCTGACCACGCCGACGGGCATTCATATGAAAGGCGAAAAGCCTCCTTACATTAAAGATCGCACGTCTAAACAATGGAGCGCCTATTCATTAACCTTTATGTCTTACGGCTACGAAATGGTCATGACTCCGCTGCAAACGCTGGCGCTTTATAATGCTGTTGCGAATGACGGTTACTGGGTTCGCCCGATGATCGTTCGTGAGATCAGGAATGCCGAAGGTGTTGAGGATAAAATCCCGCCGTATGTCGAAGACAAGCCGATTGCCTCTCCCGAGACCATTAAAAAAGTGAAGAAAATGCTCGAAGGCGTCGTGAAAGCTGGTTCCGCCAAGAACATTAGTTCTGAACTGTATCAGATAGCCGGGAAAACAGGAACTGCACAGAAACTGATCAACGGCATTTATACGCCCGGAAAATATTACACTTCGTTCGCTGGCTATTTCCCAGCCGATAAGCCCAAATACAGCGCGATTGTGATCATCGACACGCCTCAGGGTGAGGGTGCGAATTATACACTATATGCTGGGAGCGTTGCAGCGCCGGTTTTCAAGGAAGTGGCCGATCGCATTTACGCTTACGATGTGAGCATTCAAAAACCCATTAAAGACTCATTGCCCGAAGAATCAAAGGATGTGAAATGGGCAGGCAGATCAGCTGATATGCAAATTATCAGCAAGGAGCTAAAACTAACGCCTGTGCCGGGAAATGCTGAATATGCTGCCGGGTCACTATTAAAAAAGGGAAAGACCAACTGGCAATCACGCAGTATGGATTCGAAAGACGTGCCCGATCTGCAAGGGCTGGCCATGCGTGATGCTTTGTATATTTTGGAAAATAAAGGATTCAATGTCACATTTAAAGGTTCGGGCAAAGTAGTAGAACAATCATTGCCGCCCGGAACCAATGCCGCGGGCAACAAAACGATCCTATTAACATTACAGTAA
- a CDS encoding FtsL-like putative cell division protein has protein sequence MSENKRRPKPIPPKPPKPAKRKREYHLFNWLNKFLPLDKVFGEKAPGKEERLPVKYFYYFGWIVILLVAYERIGFQSEQYVRNSIKLKKEVDDLRAEYTSIHAEYMKSGLQSVIIEKVKAEGLEENLIPPKKIIIKSEEDD, from the coding sequence ATGTCGGAAAATAAAAGAAGACCTAAGCCCATTCCGCCTAAGCCTCCCAAGCCTGCGAAACGCAAGCGGGAATATCATTTATTCAACTGGCTGAATAAATTTTTGCCGTTGGATAAAGTTTTTGGTGAAAAAGCGCCGGGCAAGGAAGAACGGCTTCCCGTTAAATATTTCTATTATTTCGGCTGGATTGTCATTCTGCTTGTTGCCTACGAACGCATTGGTTTTCAGTCTGAACAATATGTGCGAAACAGCATTAAACTTAAAAAAGAAGTGGATGATCTCCGGGCTGAATACACGTCCATTCATGCCGAATACATGAAAAGCGGGCTGCAGTCGGTGATCATTGAAAAAGTGAAAGCCGAAGGTCTCGAAGAAAACCTGATCCCTCCTAAAAAGATCATTATCAAGTCGGAAGAAGACGATTAG
- the rsmH gene encoding 16S rRNA (cytosine(1402)-N(4))-methyltransferase RsmH, which produces MDLQSTYHEPVMLSECLEGLNIQPEGVYVDVTFGGGGHSRAILEKLTTGRLLVFDQDPDAAANAAEFKDDKRFTFIAANFRHLKRYLKLHKAEKVDGILGDLGVSSHQINTPERGFSTRFDADLDMRMNPNIEKTAREVINSRSSAELQRILGMYGEVTNARTAAEAIFTSRHSTPIDTVADLKGILLKYAPKHRENKYFAQVFQALRIEVNDELAVLEEFLTQVPEVLNPGGRLVVMSYHSLEDRLVKNFILKGKFDGELEKDFYGNAIRPLSSVTRKPVEATPEEVARNPRARSAKLRIAEKI; this is translated from the coding sequence ATGGATTTACAAAGTACATATCACGAGCCTGTCATGTTGTCCGAATGCCTGGAAGGGCTTAACATTCAACCGGAGGGCGTTTATGTGGATGTGACTTTTGGCGGCGGCGGACATTCGCGGGCAATCCTCGAAAAGCTGACGACCGGCAGACTGCTGGTTTTTGATCAGGATCCCGATGCGGCTGCCAATGCAGCGGAATTCAAAGATGACAAACGATTTACCTTCATAGCAGCCAATTTCAGGCATTTGAAACGTTACCTGAAATTGCATAAGGCTGAAAAAGTGGACGGAATTCTCGGAGATCTTGGCGTCTCATCGCACCAGATCAACACGCCGGAAAGGGGCTTTTCCACAAGGTTTGATGCTGACCTGGACATGCGCATGAACCCTAACATTGAAAAAACGGCCCGCGAGGTGATCAATTCACGTTCTTCGGCCGAATTACAGCGGATTTTGGGCATGTATGGCGAGGTGACCAATGCCCGCACAGCTGCCGAGGCCATATTTACTTCCAGGCATAGCACGCCAATTGACACGGTTGCAGATTTGAAAGGAATTTTGCTAAAATACGCCCCTAAGCACCGCGAAAACAAATATTTTGCTCAGGTTTTTCAGGCATTAAGGATCGAAGTCAATGATGAACTGGCCGTTCTGGAAGAGTTCCTGACGCAGGTTCCGGAAGTGCTTAATCCGGGCGGGCGATTGGTTGTCATGTCCTATCACTCACTGGAAGACCGTTTGGTCAAAAACTTCATTTTAAAAGGAAAATTTGACGGAGAATTAGAAAAGGACTTCTACGGAAATGCGATTAGGCCCCTAAGCAGCGTTACCAGAAAGCCGGTGGAAGCAACTCCGGAAGAAGTTGCGCGAAATCCCAGGGCCAGAAGCGCTAAGCTCAGGATTGCAGAGAAAATATAG
- a CDS encoding peroxiredoxin family protein: MRVIHQIAAIFTLIAFVSCKSSPQTDLKTGAWRATLSRDENRIPFIMDVSKNPDGKTYSVVVINDTERLKMDTAFFQNDSLVIPMELFDMKIIAKAEGEKLKGTYYRYAKGKVAGSIPFEAEFGKDYKFFKPGEAKSTKTVAGKWDATFITESTGDTTQSVGTFVQDGTNVKGSILTTTGDYRFLTGNVNGDSLFLSTFDGSNAKLFKAAIQSDGSLKGSMWSGVKSLRSFSAKKNDKAKLPDAASLTYLKPGFETVDFTFPDSDGKPVSLKDPRFKDKVVIIQIMGSWCPNCMDETNFVAPWYKKNKDRGVEVVGLSFERSDDPKVSNPKLKRMIERMGIDYPILLAGTNTDEATAKALPMLNKVMSYPTTIFIDKKGKVREIHTGFSGQGTGAYFDEFVTDFNGLMDKLIAEK; the protein is encoded by the coding sequence ATGAGAGTCATTCACCAGATTGCTGCAATATTCACTTTAATTGCTTTCGTTAGTTGTAAATCTTCCCCGCAAACGGACTTAAAAACAGGCGCCTGGCGCGCAACATTGAGCCGCGATGAGAACAGGATCCCGTTTATTATGGATGTATCCAAAAACCCGGACGGGAAAACTTATTCGGTCGTAGTGATCAACGACACGGAAAGGTTGAAAATGGACACAGCATTTTTCCAAAACGACTCGCTGGTGATCCCAATGGAGCTTTTTGATATGAAAATTATTGCAAAGGCCGAAGGAGAAAAGCTGAAAGGCACTTATTACCGCTATGCGAAGGGCAAAGTTGCCGGCTCAATTCCTTTCGAAGCCGAGTTTGGTAAAGATTATAAATTCTTCAAACCGGGCGAAGCAAAAAGCACCAAAACCGTTGCCGGGAAGTGGGACGCAACATTTATTACAGAATCCACAGGCGATACAACACAATCCGTAGGAACATTTGTCCAGGATGGAACAAATGTAAAAGGCTCCATACTGACCACAACGGGCGATTATCGCTTCCTGACGGGCAATGTCAATGGCGACAGTCTGTTTTTATCCACATTTGACGGCTCCAACGCAAAACTTTTCAAGGCAGCCATTCAAAGCGACGGTTCGCTGAAAGGCTCTATGTGGTCGGGCGTGAAAAGTCTGCGAAGCTTCTCTGCCAAGAAGAATGATAAAGCGAAACTGCCTGATGCAGCAAGTCTTACTTACTTAAAGCCTGGTTTTGAAACGGTTGACTTCACATTTCCTGACTCAGACGGCAAACCTGTATCATTAAAAGATCCAAGATTTAAGGACAAAGTCGTGATCATTCAGATTATGGGCTCGTGGTGCCCGAATTGTATGGACGAAACTAATTTCGTAGCGCCCTGGTACAAAAAGAATAAGGACCGCGGTGTCGAGGTTGTTGGCTTGTCATTTGAAAGATCGGATGATCCCAAAGTCTCCAATCCAAAGCTCAAACGCATGATCGAGCGCATGGGAATCGATTATCCGATCCTTCTGGCCGGAACCAACACCGACGAGGCAACAGCGAAAGCATTGCCGATGTTAAACAAGGTAATGTCTTATCCGACAACGATTTTCATAGATAAAAAAGGCAAAGTACGCGAGATCCACACAGGTTTTTCAGGCCAGGGAACCGGCGCTTATTTTGATGAATTCGTGACCGATTTCAATGGCTTAATGGACAAGCTGATCGCTGAAAAATAA
- a CDS encoding MarR family winged helix-turn-helix transcriptional regulator: MRKEKTIDFQIKWAWHSISRMYNAYAARFDTTMAVGYVLLNIDIENGTPATKIAPLLGMEPRSLVRMLKNLEERGLIKREVSSQDKRFVRIVLTDLGKEKRELAREGVISFNTMIRDKIPLDKLVVFFDVIKDINKLVEEENQKLKAGEIEEEL; encoded by the coding sequence ATGCGTAAGGAAAAAACGATTGATTTCCAGATAAAATGGGCCTGGCATTCGATTTCCAGAATGTACAATGCCTACGCCGCACGTTTTGATACAACCATGGCCGTCGGCTATGTATTGCTCAACATTGACATTGAAAATGGCACGCCAGCAACCAAAATAGCCCCTTTGCTCGGCATGGAACCACGAAGTCTGGTACGGATGCTGAAAAACCTGGAAGAGCGCGGACTCATTAAACGTGAGGTCAGCTCGCAGGATAAGCGGTTTGTCAGGATCGTGCTGACGGATTTAGGAAAAGAGAAACGGGAACTGGCGCGGGAAGGTGTTATTTCTTTCAATACCATGATCAGGGATAAAATTCCGCTGGATAAGCTGGTCGTTTTTTTTGATGTAATTAAAGATATCAACAAACTGGTGGAAGAGGAAAATCAAAAACTCAAAGCCGGCGAAATAGAAGAAGAGCTTTAA
- a CDS encoding 3-hydroxyacyl-CoA dehydrogenase/enoyl-CoA hydratase family protein produces MNRSIRKVAVLGSGIMGSRIACHFANIGVEVLLLDIVPKELNDAEKAKGMTSEHPAFRNRLVNDALQQAIKASPAPLYSPTFASRIKTGNFDDNLSDIKNYDWVMEVVVERLDIKKSLFEKVDALRKPGTLVSSNTSGIPIHLMAEGRSEDFRKHFCGTHFFNPPRYLRLLEIIPTPETDQEIVNFLMHYGDLFLGKTTVLAKDTPGFIANRLGIYALIQTIRVAAEMGMSVDEVDKLTGPVAGRPKSGTYRLSDVVGLDTTVHVANNLYASGEGKDESRDAFVVPEIMQKLYDNKWLGDKTGQGFYKKIKDEKGKSVILALDFSTLEYKPSEKVKFETLEGTKAISDVWKRFPVLVAGKDKAGEFYRKTFADVFRYASLRIPEISDEIFRIDQAISAGFGWQYGLFETWDAIGVKNMLTIMESLDIKPADWVYEMIAAGNESFYKVENGKRSYYDIVFKTYKKIPGQDGFILLNNLSNNIVWKNAGANLYDIGDGILNLEFKSKMNTMGSEVIEGINKGISLAEKDFRGLVIGNESSEAFSAGANLAMLFMFAIEQEFDEINMVIAQFQQTMMRARYSSIPVVTAPHTLALGGGCELNLHADKVVAHAETYMGLVEFGVGIIPAGGGTKEMALRCSDMYHAGDTELNILQTAFMNIAQAKVSTSAQDAREMNYLQEKDQIVLNRSRLIGEAKQAAVELADNGYTQPKQRNDIKVQGKTGIALFMAGIAQMRLANYISDHDAKIANKLAYVINGGDLSYAQNVTEQYLLDLEREAFLSLCGEKKTLERMQGLLNGGKPPRN; encoded by the coding sequence ATGAATCGTTCAATTCGTAAAGTAGCCGTTTTGGGCTCGGGCATTATGGGATCGCGCATTGCTTGCCACTTTGCCAATATCGGTGTGGAAGTTTTGTTGCTCGACATTGTTCCAAAAGAACTTAACGACGCCGAAAAAGCCAAAGGAATGACCAGCGAACATCCTGCTTTCCGAAACAGGCTCGTGAATGATGCGTTACAGCAGGCCATCAAAGCATCCCCGGCACCACTTTACAGCCCGACCTTTGCCTCACGCATTAAGACAGGGAACTTCGATGATAACCTGTCCGATATCAAAAATTATGATTGGGTGATGGAAGTCGTTGTCGAGCGGCTTGATATTAAGAAAAGTCTTTTCGAAAAAGTGGACGCTTTGCGCAAGCCGGGAACGCTTGTAAGTTCCAACACATCCGGAATTCCGATCCATCTGATGGCAGAGGGCAGGAGCGAAGATTTCCGCAAGCATTTCTGCGGAACGCACTTCTTTAATCCACCGAGATATTTACGCTTACTGGAAATCATCCCGACGCCGGAAACCGACCAGGAAATTGTTAATTTTCTGATGCATTACGGCGATCTTTTCCTGGGCAAAACAACCGTTTTGGCAAAAGACACACCGGGTTTCATTGCTAACCGACTTGGAATCTATGCATTGATCCAGACCATTCGCGTTGCCGCCGAAATGGGCATGAGCGTGGATGAAGTGGATAAGCTTACCGGCCCGGTTGCAGGGCGTCCGAAATCAGGAACATATCGCCTTTCGGATGTTGTGGGATTGGATACGACGGTTCATGTTGCCAATAACTTATATGCTTCGGGCGAGGGAAAAGACGAATCGCGTGATGCATTTGTGGTCCCCGAAATCATGCAAAAGTTGTATGATAACAAATGGCTGGGCGATAAAACAGGACAAGGTTTTTACAAAAAAATAAAGGACGAAAAAGGCAAATCCGTCATTCTTGCGCTGGATTTCAGCACATTGGAATACAAGCCTTCTGAGAAAGTTAAGTTTGAAACTCTGGAAGGCACCAAAGCAATCAGCGATGTGTGGAAACGTTTTCCGGTGCTTGTTGCTGGCAAAGACAAAGCCGGCGAATTTTACAGAAAAACATTTGCCGATGTTTTCAGATATGCCTCATTGCGAATCCCTGAAATCTCGGACGAAATTTTTCGCATTGATCAGGCCATTTCCGCAGGCTTTGGCTGGCAATATGGCCTTTTCGAGACCTGGGATGCCATTGGTGTGAAAAACATGCTTACCATTATGGAAAGCCTGGATATAAAACCTGCGGATTGGGTTTATGAAATGATCGCAGCGGGTAATGAGTCGTTCTATAAAGTGGAGAACGGCAAGCGTTCTTATTACGACATTGTTTTCAAAACCTATAAGAAAATCCCTGGTCAGGACGGCTTCATCCTGCTTAACAATCTCTCTAACAACATTGTTTGGAAAAACGCGGGGGCAAATTTGTATGACATTGGCGATGGAATCCTGAACCTGGAATTCAAATCGAAAATGAATACGATGGGTTCTGAGGTGATCGAAGGGATTAACAAAGGCATTAGTCTGGCGGAAAAGGATTTTCGCGGATTAGTGATCGGTAATGAATCCAGCGAGGCATTTTCTGCGGGTGCAAATCTGGCCATGCTGTTCATGTTCGCGATCGAGCAGGAATTTGATGAAATCAACATGGTTATCGCGCAGTTTCAGCAGACCATGATGCGGGCGCGTTATTCTTCCATTCCGGTGGTTACAGCGCCGCATACACTGGCATTGGGTGGCGGTTGCGAGTTGAATCTGCATGCGGATAAAGTCGTCGCCCACGCTGAAACTTATATGGGACTCGTGGAATTTGGCGTCGGGATTATTCCCGCAGGCGGCGGTACGAAGGAAATGGCGCTGAGGTGTTCGGATATGTATCACGCAGGCGATACGGAATTGAACATTCTCCAAACCGCATTCATGAATATCGCGCAGGCAAAAGTGTCCACATCCGCGCAGGATGCACGTGAAATGAATTATTTGCAGGAAAAAGACCAGATTGTTCTCAACCGGTCGAGATTAATCGGTGAGGCCAAGCAAGCTGCCGTTGAGCTTGCGGATAATGGTTATACGCAGCCAAAACAGCGAAACGATATCAAAGTTCAGGGAAAAACGGGCATTGCCTTGTTTATGGCGGGTATTGCGCAAATGCGTTTGGCAAATTATATTTCAGATCATGATGCTAAAATCGCGAACAAACTTGCTTATGTAATTAATGGCGGGGATTTGAGCTACGCGCAGAATGTGACTGAACAATATCTGCTCGATCTAGAAAGGGAAGCATTCCTCTCACTTTGCGGCGAAAAGAAAACCCTCGAAAGAATGCAAGGCTTACTAAATGGCGGCAAGCCACCCAGAAATTAA
- a CDS encoding RrF2 family transcriptional regulator, whose protein sequence is MISKKAKYALKALKVLAEQYGKGPVLISYIAEKEKIPKKFLEAILLDLRNNGVLQSQKGKGGGYLLRIPPGEVNFSKVLRIIDGPIAPALCVSMFFYGRCDDCKDEETCSLRLVLERWRDANLAVLDRTTLNDLLQAEKAEHEKQAESVQQTDVLSQL, encoded by the coding sequence ATGATTTCAAAAAAAGCAAAATACGCGCTGAAAGCTTTAAAAGTTTTAGCAGAACAATACGGAAAAGGGCCGGTCCTGATTTCCTATATTGCTGAAAAAGAGAAGATTCCAAAGAAATTTCTGGAAGCGATATTGCTTGACTTGCGTAATAATGGTGTTTTACAAAGTCAGAAAGGAAAAGGCGGTGGTTATCTGCTGCGTATTCCCCCGGGCGAAGTTAACTTTTCAAAGGTGTTACGCATTATCGACGGTCCCATTGCACCGGCACTTTGTGTTTCCATGTTTTTTTATGGAAGATGTGACGATTGTAAAGACGAAGAAACATGCAGCCTTCGCCTGGTGTTGGAAAGATGGCGTGATGCTAACTTAGCCGTTTTGGACAGGACCACATTGAATGATCTTCTTCAGGCTGAAAAGGCAGAGCATGAAAAGCAGGCAGAAAGTGTTCAGCAAACGGATGTTTTAAGCCAATTATAG